CTAATTGATTCTGACTTCAGAATTCTGGATTCTGGATTCTGGATTCTTCTTCAATTACAACTAATTCAAAATCACCAATTTGACAATTTGGTGTGGTGTTGCGCCGAAAATAACGAACTACGAATTAGCTAAATATCCAATCGCATCAGCTAACTAATTCTAAATGTTAGGAAATAATGACTTGCAAGACCGATGGATTCCTCGCTATTTCAGATTAGCGATCGCAAATATGCTCTCCAATTTAATGGTGCCGTTGTCTGGAATGGTTAGTGTTTCCTTTTTAGGACACTTGCAAGACATTCGTCATTTAGCTGGCGTTGCACTGGGGACAGTTCTGTTTAATTACTTCTATCGAACATTCAATTTTTTGCGTCTCTCTGTGACTGGCACAACTGCCCAGGCGACTGGAAGGAACGATCGCGAGGAAGTACTACTGCTAGGCTTACGGAATGTTTTAATTGCCCTCTGCTTAGGATTTGCTGTTTTGCTCCTACAATACCCACTGCGAGAGTTGGGGTTTATTGTCTTGAACAATGCTCCAGAGGTGAAAGCGGCTGGAGTGGACTACTTCAACATGCGGATTTGGGGTGTACCTGCGGTTTTGGTGAATATGGTGCTGTTTGGCTGGTTGATGGGGCGCGAACAGAGCGGGAAAGTGTTGGCCTTATCGGCTTTTGGTAACATCCTTAACATCGTCTTAAGTTACCAGATGATTCTGCGAGTGGGTTGGGACAGTATGGGAGCAGGCTTGGCACAAGCTTTGAGCCAATTTCTCATGATGGTGCTTGGACTAATTTGGGCCAAGAGTGAAATCCAGTGGAAAGAGATCCGTGCCGTCGCGCCTCAACTTTGGGACAAATCTGCTTGGAATGAGACTTTTGCCCTGAGTCGGGAGCTTTTTGTGCGGACACTGGCAGTTGGGTTTACCTTTTGGGCTTTTACCAATCTGTTTGCTGGGATGGGAAGAATCGCCTTTGCAGAAAATGTCTTACTGCTTGAGTTCCTGACGCTAGGAATTCAAATACTCAATGGCTTGTCTTATGCAACAGAAACCTTGACAGGCAACTTTCATGGCACAAACGATCGCAAGCAGATGGTTCCACTGCTTGGCGTTTCTGTAGGCGTGACTCTGATGTTTGCAGTTACCATGTCCCTTACCTGCATCCTGTTTCCTCAGACGGTATTTGGGCTACTCACAAATCATACGGAAATAACCACCCAGATTGATCGCTATATTCCCTGGCTAATGGGCGTACTGGCGCTGTATGCCTTCGTCGTCTCAATTGAGGCTTATTTCTTTGGTTTGGCAGAAGCATTAATACTCCGAAATGCGGCTTTTATTGCAACTGGGTTAGGGTTTATTCCCACAGCAGCCCTGGCTTGGAAGTTACAGAGTGTACATCTTTTGTGGTTGGCGATGTCTTTGTTCATGGTGACTAGGGTTATAGTGCAGGGAATTCAGATCCCTAGAACCTTGAAACTAGCGACAGAAGATATTGTTCCTGCTCAAAAGACTCAAGCTTCATGAAATTTCGCGAAAGCAGCTAAGGCAGACTTATCGTGCCACCAAAATTCATTTAAATAAGCAAGTTAAATATAGAGTTTTGCTACAAAATATACTTAAAGAGAGTGTTATTTCTTTACTCGTATAGAGACTGTTGGGATTTGTTAAGCTGTGGAGCGATCGCACGGTTTTTACCAAAGATAGGTAGAGGACAAGAAGCGGGACGAAGAAAATATATTTTTTGTATGGGGTTTACCTCCTGCCCCCTGCCTCCTGCCTTCTCACATATCTCCCTGATATTCTTCTAACAATTGCGGAATGTGATCGTACCCATCCACACCAATAACCGCAATAATTTTCGGGCGATGTTGCTGTAAGAACTTTTGGAAAGCTTCTGCCCCGATTTGTCCTTGTAAAATTGTCAGTAACCCTGCTGCTTGACGCCACTCATTAGAAGCAATTTGCTCTAAAAGATACATTCCCAAGCAGCCTGTGTAAACAGTTTTTTCGGAATTTTGCAGATGATAATAAGCTTCTGCTAAATAAGCTAAGTTCCGTCCTTGGAGATACAAATCACCGGAAACTTGCGCTGTTTTAAAGCCATCTTCCAGATACTTAATTGCCGTTTGGTGTTCTCCAATTACTAGATAGGCAATTCCTAAGCTGCTGACACATAAGGCTTTACTTTGAAGATCGCCTAATTTTTCTGATAATTTTAAACCTTGTTCCAAATAATTAATTGCGGCTTCATAGGTTTCTGGTTCTAGGTTTTCCAATTCCTGAGCTTGCATGACTTCGCTGTAACCCAAATTCACTAGCGCGTTTGCTTCTCCGGTGCGATCGCCTGCTTGCCGACTCAGTATTAATGCTCGTTGACTGTAGTTAATTGCCTCAGCATAATTTTGCTGTTGCACGTAGGTACGGCTGAGGTGATTGAGATTGGCAATTTCACAGGTGCGATCGCCTGCATTTCTGGCTATATCTAGCGCTTGCTGATGAAAATCAATTGACCGCTGGTATTGTCCCAAAGCCCGCTGAGAATAGCCCAAAAGGGTCAAAATCCGTGCCTTTTCTTGCGTTCCCTCACCTCTTCGCAGTGGTTCATCCAGATAATCTAGGGCATCTCGTAAATAAGTACCAGTAAAAGAGGCAAAAATCCCGCCGTAAAAGGGAAAATACGGACGCTGGGCAAAGGTTCGTAAAATCTGGAGCATGATTTGAGAACAGGCATCGCTGTATATTGTCCCAATGCTCCTAAAACCACTTGCTAACTGACTCCAAATCACTGCAAAGGTCAAAAAAGTGGAAATGGACAACTTTGGTCCCGCTTTCACATCGTAAGCTTGTTGGTCAAACCAGTTAATTAGTCCCCGTTGCAAGAACTGTAAAATCAATGCCATTTCCACCCAATCTCTAAGGGTGATGCCTCGTTGTCGTTCGGCAAACTCAATTGCGGATTCTTCCCTAGCTAAGGTGCGAAGTAGTGTTTTGGGTAATTCACTATTGAGTTGTTTAGCCCAACTTGCCCAAGGGCCACTTTCTCCCGGTACGCCGCCAAATCCCAAAGATTCCTTTTGCTCGTACATCCAACTGAGTAAGTTGTCTTGCAATCGCTGCCAAGAAGCTAAACCACGGGTAATCCCTTCGGAAAATTGTTGTAAATCAGCATCTGCCTGAGCAAATTGCTGCAATGCCTTTGATAACTGCTGTAACTGTTGTAAATTTAGCGGATACTTCTGATTTGGGTCAGTAACCCGGATAAATGCCGCTAGACGCTCGGCAGCAGGTGCTGTGGTGATTTCTGTAGCTGCAAAGGCGATCGCTTCTGTGGCTTTATTTTGCTCTTGCCAGCGTTGCCATTGGCTTTGAATGGTCTTAATGGCTCTCAAAGAGCGAGTCGCCTTGGCTTTCTTGAGTTCGTCTTTTTCGCTATCTACTTGACTTTGGAGGGAATTCAGGCGATCGCTCAAAGCTAGCTCAAACACTTCCCCTGTCCCGGAAGTAATTCCTTTAAGCAGCATTTGATACACCTGTTCTACAGAGCTAATTTTGCCCTTGAGGGTGGTTTCGACAATTTCATCGATTAAGGCAAGATAGCGATCGCTTAATGGCAGAGAGTCTGGCACTTTGGCTACTAGGAGAATGTCACGTCAATTCTAATTCTAGTCTTGGCCGCAGAGGTAGGGGAAACAATTGGCCACTTTTCACCAGTCATGGTCATAACAAACGCGAAATTTAGAAAAATTTATTTAGCGATTTGTTATCATTCCTTGAGTGATTCGCTGTTTAACTACACGATAAAAAAATAATGGAATGCCTACAAGATAACGGTCTGCTAGACGAGTGGGTTCAGTAATTAAGCGTGTTAACCACTCCAGACCATTATCAGTCAACCAACGCGGGCCGCGATATATAGAGTCAGTATAAAAATCTAGACAAGCACCCAAAGGTAAAAATACAGTAGTTTCAATTTTATTGAAGTTATCTAAAATCCAGCGTTCTTGTAATGGCATACCAAAACCAATATATAAAATATCTGGTTGGAATTTATTAATTTTTTCTATTACCAAATCATTCTCTTTTCCTGATTTATCAAAATAACCATGATGTCCATGTACGCGTAAATTAGGTGCAATTGATCCTAACTTAGTAATTGCCTTATCCACTACGCCAGGTTTTCCAGCTAACAAAAATAAAGAAAGGTTTTCTTGAGCGCACTTTAATGCTAAATCTTCGATGTAATCTGGTGCTGTCATTCGATGTGCAGATTGCATTGAATAACCGTTGAATCTAGCTCCTACCATTACACCAAATCCGTCACAAAATACTAAATCAGCCTTATTCAAAAAATCTCGATACCAAGACTTTTCATAAGCGAAATTCATTGCTCTGATATTCACATGTCCTACAACTGTCTTTTTTTGGCTTTTTGCTGCTTCTATTAAATAATCAACTAATTCTTGTACTTTAACTTTATGGAATCTTGTATCAAATAATTTCACTTCCGGAAAAGTTTTCATTTCTGCACCTCCCTCACTTATGAGCCAGTATACCAAGTTTAGAATAATCCGAACAACAAAAGAATAATACTTCTATCGCTCCCTTGATTTTCCCTAATATTAAATCCATACCTTTTTAACGCCTATTATCCTTATACAGAATTCATTACGTCGTTTTGAAGTTTGGTATTTAATACATAGTGGAAGTCAATTCAAACTATTTTCATCAAGATGATTCTCAATTGATAACTGCTGTATAAATGCATGTTAAAGACGTAAGATAATTATTTATGTCCAAGTCTTTAACTCTGACTCGTGCGTTATTTCCCAAAGATATTCTCAGATTTTCGTCTGCAATTAAGGATTGCATTGCCTCTGACAATTGTTGAATATTCCCCGGATTAACTAATAAACCATTCTGGTTTTGAGTAACTATTTCGGGTATTCCTCCTACTGCGGTAGTGATAACTGCCAAACCCCAACTCATTGCTTCTAGTAGTGCCATAGGCAGACCTTCGTTGTAGGAAGGTAACACAAAGACATCAGCTTTAGTTAAAAGCTCGTCGCGTTTTTCTTGATCTACCCAATCAAGAATAGTGATGTAGTCAGTAAGATTTAGAGTTGGGATCAAACTACGAGCTTGTTCTACATCTCCATCCCCTGCTATCACTAACTTGGCTTGGCTTTGTTGAGCAACAGGCATAGAAGCAAATGCTTTAATTAAATCAAAAGCACCTTTGCGCTCACCAATGCGCCCTAAAAATAAGAAAAATATCTGTTTGGAATCTATTCGCTGTGGAATTTGTGCAGGAATTTTTACTGGGTTAGGGAGAACAATAACTTGCTCTGCCTTCAAACCAAGATTCTCAATGTAAAAATTTTTCCAGCTATCTGATAAAACAATGAAACGGGTGCATTTACAAAAAGACCAACTTAGCCACTGCTTAAGCAATTGAGGTAGTTTAGAGTAAAACAAATGAAAATCAGCACTATGAGTATGAATAATTACTGGTTTCTTAAATAACCAACCAACAAGAGTAGTAATTGAATGACGAAAAGCACTACCTCTATCTGAAACATGAATGTGAATTAGGTCAGTTCTTTGGTTTAATAAGTTCCAAAATAACTTACCTATTGCCTGCAAAAACACTAACACTTTATGGAAAGTAGAACCATTCGGTAAAGTCGTAATGTGTTTAATTTGAATATCAGAGGTAGTTTCTTCAAGAATGAGCTTCTCCACAGAAACTATTCCACCTTGGCGCTCTAAGCTTTCGCCCAACATAGTAATTTTTATGGAATTCATAATTACTATTAATATGTTTTGGAAATTGAGTACACGGCTATTTATATAAGCTATTGAACAAATTTCTTCTAGTTATATCCAAAGGACTACTCCAAGAGCATTTTGAGAATTAATGCTAATAACTCTATCTGCTTGAGCGCAGATCCATAAATTTATTCAATGTACACTTTTATGATTTTACAGGATGATCTCCATAACAAAATTTTGTCATAGGGAT
This portion of the Nostoc sp. GT001 genome encodes:
- the gntT gene encoding guanitoxin biosynthesis MATE family efflux transporter GntT translates to MLGNNDLQDRWIPRYFRLAIANMLSNLMVPLSGMVSVSFLGHLQDIRHLAGVALGTVLFNYFYRTFNFLRLSVTGTTAQATGRNDREEVLLLGLRNVLIALCLGFAVLLLQYPLRELGFIVLNNAPEVKAAGVDYFNMRIWGVPAVLVNMVLFGWLMGREQSGKVLALSAFGNILNIVLSYQMILRVGWDSMGAGLAQALSQFLMMVLGLIWAKSEIQWKEIRAVAPQLWDKSAWNETFALSRELFVRTLAVGFTFWAFTNLFAGMGRIAFAENVLLLEFLTLGIQILNGLSYATETLTGNFHGTNDRKQMVPLLGVSVGVTLMFAVTMSLTCILFPQTVFGLLTNHTEITTQIDRYIPWLMGVLALYAFVVSIEAYFFGLAEALILRNAAFIATGLGFIPTAALAWKLQSVHLLWLAMSLFMVTRVIVQGIQIPRTLKLATEDIVPAQKTQAS
- a CDS encoding tetratricopeptide repeat protein — translated: MPDSLPLSDRYLALIDEIVETTLKGKISSVEQVYQMLLKGITSGTGEVFELALSDRLNSLQSQVDSEKDELKKAKATRSLRAIKTIQSQWQRWQEQNKATEAIAFAATEITTAPAAERLAAFIRVTDPNQKYPLNLQQLQQLSKALQQFAQADADLQQFSEGITRGLASWQRLQDNLLSWMYEQKESLGFGGVPGESGPWASWAKQLNSELPKTLLRTLAREESAIEFAERQRGITLRDWVEMALILQFLQRGLINWFDQQAYDVKAGPKLSISTFLTFAVIWSQLASGFRSIGTIYSDACSQIMLQILRTFAQRPYFPFYGGIFASFTGTYLRDALDYLDEPLRRGEGTQEKARILTLLGYSQRALGQYQRSIDFHQQALDIARNAGDRTCEIANLNHLSRTYVQQQNYAEAINYSQRALILSRQAGDRTGEANALVNLGYSEVMQAQELENLEPETYEAAINYLEQGLKLSEKLGDLQSKALCVSSLGIAYLVIGEHQTAIKYLEDGFKTAQVSGDLYLQGRNLAYLAEAYYHLQNSEKTVYTGCLGMYLLEQIASNEWRQAAGLLTILQGQIGAEAFQKFLQQHRPKIIAVIGVDGYDHIPQLLEEYQGDM
- a CDS encoding WecB/TagA/CpsF family glycosyltransferase, with translation MKTFPEVKLFDTRFHKVKVQELVDYLIEAAKSQKKTVVGHVNIRAMNFAYEKSWYRDFLNKADLVFCDGFGVMVGARFNGYSMQSAHRMTAPDYIEDLALKCAQENLSLFLLAGKPGVVDKAITKLGSIAPNLRVHGHHGYFDKSGKENDLVIEKINKFQPDILYIGFGMPLQERWILDNFNKIETTVFLPLGACLDFYTDSIYRGPRWLTDNGLEWLTRLITEPTRLADRYLVGIPLFFYRVVKQRITQGMITNR
- a CDS encoding glycosyltransferase family 4 protein is translated as MNSIKITMLGESLERQGGIVSVEKLILEETTSDIQIKHITTLPNGSTFHKVLVFLQAIGKLFWNLLNQRTDLIHIHVSDRGSAFRHSITTLVGWLFKKPVIIHTHSADFHLFYSKLPQLLKQWLSWSFCKCTRFIVLSDSWKNFYIENLGLKAEQVIVLPNPVKIPAQIPQRIDSKQIFFLFLGRIGERKGAFDLIKAFASMPVAQQSQAKLVIAGDGDVEQARSLIPTLNLTDYITILDWVDQEKRDELLTKADVFVLPSYNEGLPMALLEAMSWGLAVITTAVGGIPEIVTQNQNGLLVNPGNIQQLSEAMQSLIADENLRISLGNNARVRVKDLDINNYLTSLTCIYTAVIN